Proteins co-encoded in one Acidovorax sp. 69 genomic window:
- a CDS encoding serine hydrolase domain-containing protein has translation MNNAPMARPAVSAQPERTRRKGLFAAVPWRAAWVAAALGTALAAHAQTPALPAPESVALDKLGYMSTFPPEGAQRVDLSNSYKYPQLRWAVQHLRELQPTRNIRHGGSAPSALPSDPRPLGSVAFDDDKGQPITVDQWLTRTYTDALVVMHKGHVVYERYDNQMKPHTPHLLFSVTKSFTGLMAAQLAHEGKIDPQALVTQYVPELADSAWGDMKVRDVMDMTGAVRFREVYTDPTTEIFGYSWSSGLLPRPPGYQGATNVTDFLKTLKKEGEHGQGFVYRTVHSEVLGWIVSRATGKHWAELMSDNIWQKLGTEEDAHVMVDSVGTPLQGAGLNATARDLARFGEMLRLGGSYNGQKIFDKAVIDDTAKGGDREKFKMGGMAFRPGYSYRNQWWVLHNADGAYEAAGIHGQFIHVNPAAEMVVVKLSSHPVAGAGFTHPLTLKAWAALAQAVRR, from the coding sequence ATGAACAACGCCCCTATGGCGCGCCCCGCAGTGTCCGCGCAGCCTGAGCGCACCAGGCGCAAAGGGCTTTTTGCCGCAGTGCCGTGGCGCGCGGCCTGGGTTGCGGCCGCACTGGGCACAGCCCTGGCAGCCCATGCGCAAACCCCCGCGCTGCCCGCACCCGAGTCCGTGGCGCTGGACAAGCTGGGCTATATGAGCACCTTTCCGCCCGAGGGCGCGCAGCGTGTGGATCTGAGCAATTCGTACAAGTACCCGCAACTGCGCTGGGCCGTGCAGCACCTGCGCGAGTTACAGCCTACGCGCAACATTCGCCACGGCGGCAGCGCGCCGTCCGCTTTGCCATCGGATCCCCGGCCACTGGGCAGTGTGGCCTTTGACGACGACAAGGGCCAGCCCATCACGGTGGACCAGTGGCTGACCCGCACCTACACCGATGCCCTTGTTGTCATGCACAAAGGCCACGTGGTGTACGAGCGCTACGACAACCAGATGAAGCCCCACACGCCGCATCTGCTGTTTTCGGTGACCAAGTCGTTCACGGGGCTCATGGCGGCGCAACTGGCACACGAGGGCAAGATCGACCCGCAAGCGCTGGTCACCCAATACGTGCCCGAGCTGGCCGATTCGGCCTGGGGCGACATGAAGGTGCGCGATGTGATGGACATGACCGGCGCAGTGCGTTTCCGAGAGGTCTACACCGACCCCACCACGGAGATCTTTGGCTACAGCTGGTCCAGCGGCCTGCTGCCGCGCCCGCCGGGCTACCAGGGGGCGACCAACGTGACAGACTTCCTGAAGACGCTCAAGAAAGAAGGCGAGCACGGCCAGGGGTTTGTGTACCGCACCGTGCACTCCGAGGTACTGGGCTGGATCGTTTCACGCGCTACCGGCAAACACTGGGCCGAACTGATGAGCGACAACATCTGGCAAAAGCTGGGCACCGAGGAAGACGCGCACGTGATGGTGGACAGCGTGGGCACACCGCTGCAAGGTGCGGGCCTGAATGCCACTGCGCGTGATCTGGCGCGCTTTGGTGAGATGCTGCGCCTGGGCGGGAGCTACAACGGCCAGAAGATTTTCGACAAGGCCGTGATCGACGACACCGCCAAGGGGGGTGACCGCGAGAAATTCAAGATGGGTGGAATGGCCTTCAGGCCCGGCTACAGCTACCGCAACCAGTGGTGGGTGCTGCACAACGCCGATGGCGCCTATGAAGCCGCTGGCATCCATGGCCAGTTCATCCATGTGAACCCTGCGGCCGAGATGGTGGTGGTCAAGCTGTCGTCGCACCCGGTAGCGGGCGCGGGCTTTACCCATCCGCTGACGCTTAAGGCCTGGGCGGCGCTGGCGCAGGCGGTGCGGCGTTGA
- a CDS encoding alpha/beta hydrolase, translated as MKRAPLLLTLTLAIAVLAGCATLDTKQREWIFQPSDRSWGGAQSTEGMEDVWISFQSDATGKAERLHGLWLPHARANAPVLLYLHGARWNVAGSSGRIRRMQELGFSVLAIDYRGFGRSSAGLPSETTAAEDARAAWDWLAKQQPDKPRYIFGHSLGGAIAIDLARQVHDEQGTIVEGTFTSIADVVSTFKWGWLPVSGLITQRFESVRKVADIGSPLLVVHGSEDSLISPMLGRQLYEAAAEPKRFVLVEGGSHHNTNAVGQGLYREAVASLFKLR; from the coding sequence ATGAAAAGAGCCCCCCTCCTCCTGACACTCACGCTGGCGATTGCCGTCTTGGCAGGCTGCGCTACCCTCGACACCAAGCAGCGCGAGTGGATTTTTCAGCCCAGCGACCGCAGCTGGGGCGGCGCGCAATCCACCGAGGGCATGGAAGATGTGTGGATCAGCTTCCAGTCCGATGCAACCGGCAAGGCCGAACGGCTGCACGGCCTGTGGCTGCCCCATGCACGGGCCAACGCGCCGGTGCTGCTGTATCTGCACGGGGCACGCTGGAACGTGGCGGGCTCCTCGGGCCGCATCCGGCGCATGCAGGAGCTGGGGTTTTCGGTGCTGGCCATCGACTACCGGGGGTTTGGCCGCAGCAGCGCGGGCCTGCCCTCGGAGACCACCGCCGCCGAGGACGCGCGTGCGGCCTGGGACTGGCTGGCGAAGCAGCAGCCCGACAAACCCCGCTACATCTTCGGCCACTCGCTGGGCGGCGCCATCGCCATCGACCTGGCGCGCCAGGTGCACGACGAGCAAGGCACCATCGTCGAAGGCACTTTCACCAGCATCGCTGATGTGGTGAGCACCTTCAAATGGGGCTGGCTGCCGGTGTCGGGCCTCATCACGCAGCGGTTTGAATCCGTCCGCAAAGTGGCCGACATCGGTTCCCCCCTGCTGGTGGTGCACGGCAGCGAAGACAGCCTCATCAGCCCCATGCTCGGCCGCCAGCTCTACGAGGCAGCGGCAGAGCCCAAGCGCTTTGTGCTGGTAGAGGGCGGCTCGCACCACAACACCAATGCGGTCGGCCAGGGCCTCTACCGCGAGGCCGTGGCATCACTGTTCAAGCTGAGATAG
- a CDS encoding multidrug effflux MFS transporter, whose product MSAPSATATSAAAPVSIQPGLAILVLALLLSIQPVTTDLYLPALPALTRSLGAPMAAAQLTLSGLLLAFGCSQMVWGPLSDRFGRRPVLLAGLAIYTVASLGSAFAPTMGLLILWRIAQGAAMGAVVMCARAIVRDLYTPLDGARAMSKALTGLGIVACICAPLGGLLSEWLGWRAALLALTVYSVVTLALVALRLPETLAHRNPQALQPRALVGTWQQVLRSPTFWAFSLQTTATYGGLFTFLAASSFVYIDVLGLTRTVYGWVMASACAAYFAGTFVCRALLARCGLQRTVAIAGALSVSGGTLMALVAWMGWHHPWALTLPFYLFMVAHGIHQPCGQSGAVGPFPKAAGVASALNGFMMMLAAFAIGGWLGMRLDGTVWPLVSGIWFWSVVLAIISWTLVQKFGAPREQS is encoded by the coding sequence ATGTCTGCCCCCTCCGCCACCGCAACGTCTGCGGCCGCCCCCGTCTCGATACAACCCGGCCTGGCCATCCTGGTGCTGGCCTTGCTGCTGAGCATTCAGCCCGTCACCACGGACCTGTACCTTCCCGCCCTGCCCGCTCTCACCCGCAGCCTGGGCGCGCCCATGGCGGCGGCGCAGCTCACGCTCAGCGGGCTGCTGCTGGCGTTTGGCTGTTCGCAGATGGTGTGGGGGCCGCTGTCCGACCGTTTTGGCCGCCGCCCCGTCTTGCTGGCAGGCCTTGCCATCTACACCGTGGCCTCGCTGGGCAGTGCCTTTGCGCCCACCATGGGCCTGCTGATCCTGTGGCGCATCGCCCAGGGTGCCGCCATGGGGGCCGTGGTGATGTGCGCAAGGGCCATCGTGCGCGACCTCTATACCCCGCTCGATGGCGCACGCGCCATGTCCAAAGCGCTCACGGGGCTGGGCATCGTGGCCTGCATCTGCGCACCGTTGGGCGGCCTGCTCAGCGAATGGCTGGGCTGGCGTGCGGCGCTGCTGGCGCTCACGGTCTATTCCGTTGTCACGCTGGCGCTGGTGGCCTTGCGTTTGCCCGAGACCCTGGCGCACCGCAACCCGCAGGCCCTGCAGCCCCGCGCGCTGGTGGGCACCTGGCAACAGGTGCTGCGCAGCCCCACCTTCTGGGCGTTTTCGCTGCAGACCACCGCCACTTACGGGGGTCTGTTCACCTTTCTGGCCGCGTCCTCGTTTGTGTACATCGATGTGCTCGGGCTCACCCGCACGGTGTATGGCTGGGTCATGGCATCTGCCTGCGCGGCCTACTTTGCGGGCACCTTTGTGTGCCGCGCCCTGTTGGCCCGCTGCGGGCTGCAGCGCACGGTGGCCATCGCCGGGGCCCTGAGCGTGAGCGGTGGCACCCTGATGGCACTGGTGGCGTGGATGGGCTGGCACCACCCCTGGGCGCTCACGCTGCCGTTTTACCTGTTCATGGTGGCCCACGGCATTCATCAGCCCTGTGGGCAAAGTGGCGCGGTGGGGCCCTTTCCCAAGGCGGCGGGGGTGGCATCCGCACTCAACGGTTTCATGATGATGCTGGCCGCCTTTGCGATTGGGGGCTGGCTGGGCATGCGGCTGGATGGCACGGTCTGGCCACTCGTGAGCGGCATCTGGTTCTGGTCGGTGGTGCTGGCCATCATCTCGTGGACGCTGGTGCAAAAATTTGGAGCGCCCCGTGAGCAAAGCTGA
- the miaA gene encoding tRNA (adenosine(37)-N6)-dimethylallyltransferase MiaA, with the protein MSKADTLPTIALAGPTATGKTAGALALAAVLGKQGMPVEIISVDSALVYRGMDIGTAKPTEAELAAVPHHLIDIRDPLQPYSAAEFVQDATRLIAEIRARGALPLLVGGTMLYFKALFDGIDDMPAADPEVRARLEAQAAEEGWPALHAELARVDPVTAARLAPGDSQRIQRALEVWHVSGQPLSSFHTIKKVAVSANTTGASALFSLEPGDRAWLHERIALRFDTMLAGGFIDEVLALRARGDLHPDLPSMRCVGYRQAWEELDFQASRPAGTPLNMAFLRERGIVATRQLAKRQITWLRSMPQRHTIACDQPHAVAHLVQAVLQRLEQRAP; encoded by the coding sequence GTGAGCAAAGCTGACACCCTGCCCACCATCGCCTTGGCAGGCCCCACGGCGACCGGAAAGACCGCCGGTGCACTGGCGCTGGCTGCCGTGCTGGGCAAACAAGGCATGCCGGTCGAGATCATCAGTGTGGACTCGGCCCTGGTGTACCGGGGCATGGACATTGGCACTGCCAAACCTACGGAGGCGGAGCTTGCCGCCGTGCCGCACCACCTGATTGACATTCGAGACCCGCTGCAACCATACAGCGCCGCCGAGTTTGTGCAAGACGCTACGCGGCTCATTGCCGAGATCCGCGCGCGTGGCGCACTGCCCCTGCTGGTGGGCGGCACCATGCTGTACTTCAAGGCACTGTTCGACGGCATCGACGACATGCCCGCCGCCGACCCCGAGGTGCGCGCACGGCTCGAAGCCCAGGCGGCCGAGGAGGGCTGGCCCGCACTGCATGCCGAACTGGCGCGCGTGGACCCAGTGACCGCCGCCCGCCTCGCCCCCGGCGACAGCCAGCGCATCCAGCGCGCGCTGGAGGTGTGGCATGTGTCCGGCCAGCCGCTGTCAAGCTTTCACACTATTAAAAAAGTAGCGGTCAGCGCAAACACCACCGGCGCTAGCGCCCTTTTTTCTTTGGAACCTGGCGACCGAGCCTGGCTACACGAGCGCATCGCACTGCGCTTTGACACCATGCTCGCCGGCGGCTTCATCGACGAAGTGTTGGCCCTGCGCGCGCGCGGCGACCTGCACCCCGACCTGCCTTCGATGCGCTGCGTAGGCTACCGCCAGGCCTGGGAAGAGCTGGACTTCCAGGCCAGCCGCCCGGCGGGCACTCCGTTGAATATGGCCTTCTTGCGCGAGCGCGGCATTGTGGCCACACGACAGCTGGCCAAGCGCCAGATCACCTGGCTGCGCAGCATGCCGCAGCGCCACACCATCGCCTGCGACCAGCCCCACGCCGTGGCCCACCTGGTGCAGGCCGTGCTGCAGCGCCTGGAGCAGCGCGCGCCATGA
- a CDS encoding ABC transporter ATP-binding protein, producing MKLLRVDGLGKHYGSTPVFANVQFTVAPGEFVAIVGDSGVGKSTLLNCLAGLDTWDTGHITHGTTDLGQLNDTARALWRRAQVGFVFQAFHVLPHLDVAQNVALPLMLLGQNNAARVQQMLDAVGLADLGERLPQQLSGGQLQRVAIARALVHRPALLLADEPTGNLDPTTAARVMDLLLAQTREHGASLVLVTHSDAAAARADRVLRLTADGIAG from the coding sequence ATGAAGCTGCTGCGCGTGGACGGCCTGGGCAAACACTACGGCAGCACGCCGGTGTTTGCGAATGTGCAGTTCACCGTGGCGCCCGGCGAGTTCGTGGCCATCGTGGGCGATTCGGGCGTGGGCAAGTCCACGCTGCTCAACTGCCTGGCGGGCCTGGATACCTGGGACACCGGGCACATCACCCACGGCACCACCGACCTGGGCCAACTGAACGATACGGCGCGGGCACTGTGGCGACGCGCACAAGTCGGTTTTGTGTTTCAGGCCTTCCATGTGTTGCCGCATCTGGACGTGGCCCAAAACGTGGCCCTGCCGCTGATGCTGCTGGGCCAGAACAACGCGGCCCGCGTGCAGCAGATGCTGGACGCGGTGGGCCTGGCAGACCTGGGCGAGCGGCTGCCGCAACAGCTCAGCGGTGGCCAATTGCAACGCGTGGCCATTGCCCGCGCCCTGGTGCACCGCCCCGCCCTGCTGCTGGCCGATGAGCCCACCGGCAACCTCGACCCCACCACCGCCGCGCGCGTGATGGACCTGCTGCTGGCACAGACCCGCGAGCACGGCGCATCGCTGGTGCTGGTGACGCACTCGGATGCGGCAGCGGCGCGGGCAGACCGCGTGTTGCGGCTGACCGCCGACGGCATCGCCGGGTAA
- a CDS encoding FtsX-like permease family protein has protein sequence MLALLRTFSWQDLRHHPWRSAAAVAAVMLGVALAFAVHVINASALDEFSQAVRSVNGQPDLELRAMRGTLPEALYGRLATDPQVARASPWLEVSAVMQAYSADAVGAQPPPPAQRTTIRVLGADALLLPTMAPALMPRPWDTADRFALFAPATVFLNTAALQALGLSTTAPSPLPRLTLHTGLQQALSVKVAGTVAAGGAPLAVMDIGAAQDLFGRAGELSRIDLLLQPGTNRGAWESALRAQPGGPANLVLAQPGDAAQRISNLSRAYRVNLTVLALVALFTGAFLVFSVLALSVAQRGPQFALLAVLGATPRQRLMLVLAESAALGLVGSALGIALGTALAATALQLLGGDLGGGYFAGVRPALQWSAPAALVYGALGVAAALVGGWWPAHAAQTLPPAQTLKGLGTAASQADQGTIGIVLIAAGAILTGAPPIFGIPLAAYVAIALLLVGGIALLPWGMARWLAWLQPLAARHVLPLLALERARRMRGSAAIAVGGVVASLSLAVALTVMVSSFRGSVTQWLDAVLPSPLYVRSAISAGGTDAALLPAGFAEAVGQLPGLDRVQALRASPLQLSPTQPALTVLSRPLGDDPAQGLPLVGEALPVPTGRTGVYISEAVVDLYGLHPGMEWPALSKAFSPQVQTNKAPPAIFYIAGIWRDYARQTGAVVMDRAVWLRLTGDARTSDLALWPSDGADIAALQASIRALAAVHASRPPTPAGSRSGDSEALVEFTSSSAIRERSLRIFDRSFAVTYWLQAVAIGIGLFGVAASFSAQVLARRKEFGLLAHLGLTRRQILAVVAGEGAAWTAVGAAAGVLLGLAVSVVLVHVVNPQSFHWTMDLAVPGGRLLALCAAVVVSGTTTAWLAGRAAAGQDAVMAVKEDW, from the coding sequence ATGCTCGCACTGCTTCGCACTTTCTCCTGGCAGGACCTGCGCCACCACCCCTGGCGCAGCGCTGCGGCGGTGGCGGCCGTGATGCTGGGCGTGGCGCTGGCGTTTGCGGTGCATGTCATCAACGCCTCCGCGCTGGACGAGTTCTCGCAGGCCGTGCGCTCCGTCAATGGCCAGCCAGACCTGGAGCTGCGGGCCATGCGAGGCACCCTGCCAGAGGCGCTGTACGGGCGCCTGGCCACCGACCCGCAGGTGGCCCGCGCCAGCCCGTGGCTGGAGGTGTCGGCGGTGATGCAGGCCTACAGCGCAGACGCTGTCGGTGCGCAGCCGCCGCCCCCTGCGCAGCGCACCACCATCCGTGTGCTGGGCGCCGATGCTTTGCTGCTGCCCACCATGGCCCCTGCCCTGATGCCGCGCCCCTGGGACACTGCAGACCGCTTCGCCCTCTTCGCTCCGGCCACGGTGTTTCTCAACACGGCGGCGCTGCAGGCACTGGGCCTGTCCACCACTGCACCTTCACCGTTGCCCCGGCTCACGCTGCATACCGGGTTGCAGCAGGCCCTTTCAGTAAAGGTGGCGGGCACCGTGGCGGCTGGCGGCGCACCGCTGGCGGTGATGGACATAGGCGCTGCGCAAGACCTGTTTGGCCGCGCGGGTGAACTCAGCCGCATCGACCTGTTGCTGCAACCCGGCACAAATCGCGGCGCGTGGGAGAGCGCCCTGCGCGCACAGCCAGGCGGGCCTGCCAACCTGGTGCTGGCGCAGCCCGGCGATGCGGCCCAACGCATCAGCAACCTGTCGCGCGCCTACCGGGTCAACCTCACGGTGCTGGCCCTGGTGGCACTGTTCACCGGGGCGTTTTTGGTGTTTTCGGTGCTCGCGCTCAGCGTGGCGCAGCGCGGGCCGCAGTTTGCGCTGCTGGCCGTGCTGGGTGCCACACCCCGCCAGCGCCTGATGCTGGTGCTGGCCGAATCGGCAGCGCTGGGGCTGGTGGGCAGCGCGCTCGGCATTGCCTTGGGGACTGCGCTGGCGGCCACGGCGCTGCAACTGCTGGGCGGCGACCTGGGGGGCGGCTACTTTGCGGGCGTGCGGCCTGCGCTGCAGTGGAGCGCACCCGCCGCGTTGGTCTACGGCGCACTGGGTGTGGCAGCAGCGCTGGTGGGCGGCTGGTGGCCCGCCCACGCCGCGCAGACCTTGCCCCCTGCCCAAACCCTCAAAGGCCTGGGCACCGCCGCCAGCCAGGCGGACCAAGGCACGATTGGTATCGTTTTGATAGCTGCCGGGGCAATATTGACAGGCGCCCCACCCATTTTTGGCATCCCACTGGCCGCGTACGTAGCCATTGCGCTGCTGCTGGTCGGCGGCATCGCCCTGTTGCCTTGGGGCATGGCACGGTGGCTAGCGTGGCTGCAACCCCTGGCCGCCCGGCATGTGCTGCCATTGCTGGCGCTGGAGCGCGCACGGCGCATGCGCGGCAGCGCAGCCATTGCCGTGGGCGGCGTGGTGGCGTCCCTCAGCCTGGCCGTAGCCCTGACGGTGATGGTGTCCAGCTTTCGAGGCTCGGTCACGCAGTGGCTCGACGCCGTGCTGCCGTCGCCGCTGTATGTGCGATCTGCCATTAGCGCGGGCGGCACCGACGCCGCATTGCTGCCCGCTGGCTTTGCCGAAGCCGTCGGCCAGCTGCCGGGCCTGGACCGCGTGCAGGCACTGCGTGCCAGCCCGCTGCAGTTGTCACCCACCCAACCCGCCCTGACGGTGCTGAGCCGCCCGCTGGGTGACGACCCGGCGCAGGGCTTGCCCCTGGTGGGCGAGGCCCTGCCGGTGCCCACAGGCCGCACCGGCGTGTATATCAGCGAGGCGGTGGTGGACCTGTATGGTCTGCACCCTGGCATGGAGTGGCCCGCACTTTCCAAGGCTTTTAGCCCTCAAGTGCAGACTAATAAAGCGCCACCAGCTATCTTTTACATAGCAGGCATCTGGCGGGACTACGCCCGGCAAACCGGCGCCGTGGTGATGGACCGCGCCGTGTGGCTGCGCCTGACCGGCGACGCCCGCACCAGCGACCTGGCACTTTGGCCCAGCGATGGCGCCGACATCGCCGCCCTGCAGGCGTCGATTCGTGCGCTGGCGGCGGTACACGCCAGCCGCCCACCCACGCCTGCAGGATCACGCAGCGGCGATAGCGAGGCCCTGGTGGAGTTCACCTCCTCCAGCGCCATTCGCGAACGCTCGCTGCGCATCTTCGACCGCAGCTTCGCCGTCACCTACTGGCTACAGGCCGTGGCCATCGGCATCGGCCTGTTTGGCGTAGCCGCCAGCTTCAGCGCCCAGGTGCTGGCCCGACGCAAAGAGTTTGGCCTGCTGGCCCACCTGGGCCTCACGCGGCGGCAGATCCTGGCCGTGGTGGCTGGCGAAGGCGCGGCGTGGACGGCGGTGGGTGCGGCTGCGGGCGTACTGCTGGGGCTGGCCGTGTCGGTCGTGCTGGTGCACGTGGTCAACCCGCAGAGTTTTCATTGGACGATGGATTTGGCGGTGCCTGGGGGGAGATTGCTCGCACTGTGCGCTGCCGTTGTTGTGTCGGGCACGACCACCGCGTGGCTGGCGGGGCGGGCGGCGGCGGGGCAAGATGCGGTGATGGCGGTGAAGGAGGATTGGTAG
- a CDS encoding PilT/PilU family type 4a pilus ATPase codes for MEIFSFLNAMVEKGGSDLFFSVGAPVNLKIEGVTHPLKMPALLPGQVKQLAYAVMNEKQISEFEAKQEMNLSVSAENLGRFRVNVFVQRGETGMVVRYIKNKIPPLAALGLPPVLEKLVLRKRGLVLVTGATGSGKSTTLASMINYRNENLTGHILTIEDPLEFLHAHKRSVVDQREVGIDTQSYEEALKNALREAPDVIMIGEIRDRNTMKQAIAYAETGHLCLSTLHANNANQAMERVINFFPEDAHHQLLMDLSMNLAGVISQRLIPGLHEKLVPAVEVMLTSPYIADLIAKGEFSGIKEAMGHSTEIGMCTFDQALYQLYTEGRISLDEALHNADSRTDLALRVRLAAGVSTQDAGDLSIDTSSPMQSASRLS; via the coding sequence GTGGAAATTTTCAGCTTCTTGAACGCCATGGTCGAAAAGGGCGGCTCGGACCTCTTTTTCAGCGTGGGCGCGCCGGTCAACCTCAAGATCGAAGGGGTCACACACCCCTTGAAGATGCCCGCGCTGCTGCCGGGCCAGGTCAAGCAACTGGCCTACGCAGTGATGAACGAAAAGCAGATCAGCGAGTTCGAGGCCAAGCAGGAGATGAACCTGTCGGTCTCGGCCGAGAACCTGGGGCGTTTTCGGGTCAACGTGTTTGTGCAGCGCGGCGAAACCGGGATGGTGGTGCGCTACATCAAGAACAAAATACCGCCGCTGGCCGCGCTGGGCCTGCCCCCGGTGCTGGAAAAGCTGGTGCTGCGCAAGCGGGGCCTGGTGCTGGTGACCGGGGCCACGGGCTCGGGCAAATCGACCACGCTGGCGTCGATGATCAACTACCGCAACGAAAACCTGACGGGCCACATCCTCACCATCGAGGACCCTCTGGAGTTTTTGCACGCGCACAAACGATCGGTGGTGGACCAGCGCGAGGTCGGCATCGACACACAATCGTACGAAGAGGCGCTCAAGAACGCGCTGCGCGAAGCGCCTGACGTGATCATGATCGGCGAGATCCGTGACCGCAACACGATGAAACAGGCCATTGCCTATGCCGAAACCGGCCACCTGTGCCTGTCCACGCTGCACGCCAACAATGCCAACCAGGCCATGGAGCGGGTCATCAACTTCTTCCCCGAAGACGCCCACCATCAGCTGCTGATGGACCTGAGCATGAACCTGGCCGGGGTGATTTCGCAGCGCCTGATCCCCGGCTTGCACGAGAAGCTGGTGCCCGCCGTGGAGGTGATGCTCACCTCGCCGTACATTGCCGACCTCATCGCCAAGGGCGAGTTCTCGGGCATCAAGGAGGCCATGGGCCACAGCACCGAAATCGGCATGTGTACGTTTGACCAGGCGCTGTACCAGCTCTACACCGAAGGCCGCATCTCGCTGGACGAGGCGCTGCACAACGCAGACTCGCGCACCGATCTGGCGCTGCGTGTGCGCCTGGCGGCGGGCGTGAGCACGCAGGATGCGGGGGATCTGTCCATCGACACGTCCTCGCCCATGCAGTCGGCCTCTCGACTGTCCTGA
- the gdhA gene encoding NADP-specific glutamate dehydrogenase, with amino-acid sequence MKHASVESFLSHVALRNPGQPEFLQAVTEVMESLWPFIEQHPRYAEHGLLERLVEPERTVMFRVSWVDDHGSVQVNRGYRIQHSMAIGPYKGGLRFHPSVNLSVLKFLAFEQTFKNALTTLPMGGGKGGSDFDPKGKSPGEVMRFCQAFVSELFRHVGADTDVPAGDIGVGGREVGYMAGMYKKLSNRSDCVFTGKGLSFGGSLVRPEATGYGTVYFAQEMLKTRGRSFDGLRVSVSGSGNVAQYAVQKAMELGAKVITVSDSSGTVVDEDGFTPEKLAILMDVKNHLYGRVSDYAARTGVQFEAGVRPWHVKVDVALPCATQNELDVEDAATLIRNGVVCVAEGANMPSTNEAAKAFEAAGVLYAPGKASNAGGVATSGLEMSQNSARLSWPREEVDARLLQIMQGIHAACLQYGKRPDGSVSYIDGANIAGFVKVADAMLAQGVV; translated from the coding sequence ATGAAACACGCGTCCGTCGAGAGCTTCCTTTCCCACGTCGCTCTCCGCAACCCCGGTCAACCTGAATTTCTGCAAGCCGTCACCGAGGTGATGGAAAGCCTGTGGCCCTTCATCGAGCAGCATCCGCGCTATGCCGAGCATGGCCTGCTGGAGCGCCTGGTGGAGCCAGAGCGCACCGTGATGTTCCGCGTGTCGTGGGTGGACGACCATGGCAGCGTGCAGGTCAACCGGGGCTACCGCATCCAGCACAGCATGGCCATTGGCCCCTACAAGGGCGGCCTGCGCTTTCACCCGTCGGTCAACCTCTCGGTGCTGAAGTTCCTGGCGTTCGAGCAGACCTTCAAGAACGCGCTGACCACCCTGCCCATGGGCGGCGGCAAGGGCGGCTCAGACTTTGACCCCAAGGGCAAGAGCCCTGGCGAGGTCATGCGCTTTTGCCAGGCCTTTGTGTCCGAACTGTTCCGCCATGTGGGTGCCGACACCGATGTGCCAGCGGGCGACATCGGCGTGGGTGGCCGTGAGGTGGGCTACATGGCCGGCATGTACAAAAAACTCAGCAACCGCTCGGACTGCGTGTTCACGGGCAAGGGCCTGTCGTTTGGCGGCTCGCTGGTCCGGCCCGAGGCCACGGGCTACGGCACGGTGTACTTTGCGCAGGAGATGCTCAAGACCCGGGGCCGCTCGTTCGACGGCCTGCGTGTGTCGGTGTCTGGCTCGGGCAATGTGGCGCAGTACGCGGTGCAAAAGGCCATGGAGCTGGGCGCCAAGGTCATCACCGTGTCCGACTCCAGCGGCACGGTGGTGGACGAAGACGGCTTCACCCCTGAAAAACTCGCCATCCTGATGGACGTCAAGAACCACCTGTATGGCCGTGTAAGCGACTACGCAGCCCGCACGGGCGTGCAATTCGAGGCCGGGGTGCGCCCCTGGCATGTGAAGGTGGACGTGGCCCTGCCCTGCGCCACGCAAAACGAGCTGGATGTCGAGGACGCGGCGACCCTTATCCGAAACGGTGTGGTGTGTGTGGCCGAAGGCGCCAACATGCCTTCGACCAACGAAGCGGCCAAGGCGTTTGAGGCCGCCGGCGTGCTCTACGCTCCGGGCAAGGCCAGCAACGCCGGTGGTGTGGCGACATCCGGGCTGGAAATGAGCCAGAACTCGGCCCGCCTCTCGTGGCCGCGCGAAGAAGTGGACGCCCGCTTGCTGCAAATCATGCAAGGCATCCACGCGGCTTGCCTCCAGTATGGCAAGCGCCCCGACGGCAGCGTGAGCTACATCGACGGCGCCAACATCGCCGGCTTTGTGAAGGTGGCCGACGCCATGCTGGCGCAGGGTGTGGTGTAG